A region of Rhodoferax potami DNA encodes the following proteins:
- a CDS encoding SDR family NAD(P)-dependent oxidoreductase, which yields MSERKKALVTGGATGIGRSAVLALAKADYDIAINYASSAKGAAATAAEAQALGAKTLLVQCDVSDDSAVRAMMATIDAEFGHLDALINNAGTTATWKVKDLESLDMAEWDRTFAVNVRGTFQVTRAAVPLLKKGSNPAVVNSASIVGLRPGPQPLPYAASKAAVVNLTKTLAWNLGPDIRVNAVAPGWMEGDWMQRMLGDKYDDLMAKRAKATPLKRCVTSDDVAETMLNLLTANRFVTGEIVVIDGGFTSST from the coding sequence ATGAGTGAACGTAAAAAAGCGCTGGTGACCGGCGGAGCCACCGGCATCGGACGCAGCGCTGTGCTGGCCCTTGCCAAGGCTGACTATGACATTGCCATCAACTACGCCTCCAGCGCCAAGGGCGCCGCAGCCACCGCCGCAGAAGCCCAAGCACTGGGCGCTAAGACCCTATTGGTGCAGTGCGATGTGTCAGACGACAGCGCGGTACGCGCCATGATGGCCACGATTGACGCCGAGTTCGGCCACCTCGACGCCCTGATCAACAACGCCGGCACCACCGCGACCTGGAAGGTCAAGGACTTGGAAAGCCTCGACATGGCCGAGTGGGACCGCACTTTTGCCGTGAATGTGCGAGGCACCTTCCAAGTGACGCGCGCAGCCGTGCCGTTGCTCAAAAAGGGAAGCAACCCGGCGGTGGTCAATAGCGCCAGCATCGTGGGCCTGCGCCCGGGGCCACAACCCCTGCCTTACGCAGCGAGCAAAGCAGCGGTGGTCAACCTCACCAAAACACTGGCCTGGAACCTCGGGCCGGATATCCGGGTGAACGCGGTGGCACCGGGCTGGATGGAAGGCGACTGGATGCAGCGCATGCTGGGTGACAAATACGACGACCTCATGGCAAAGCGCGCCAAAGCCACACCGCTCAAGCGCTGCGTGACCTCTGACGATGTCGCTGAAACCATGCTGAACCTGCTCACCGCCAATCGCTTTGTGACCGGCGAGATTGTGGTGATCGATGGTGGCTTCACCAGTTCGACCTGA
- a CDS encoding aminotransferase class V-fold PLP-dependent enzyme — translation MHAPAHEIYLDCNATTPVLPAARDAAVRALSGQFGNPSSSHSTGLRAKAVLDRVRAQAARVLGTENGQLVFGSGATEGIQTAVLSALCAARARRDAGEAVNGPILLGATEHKAVPQAVAHWNQLLGLNLPVLTVPVNTHGLHELAFLQQHLPGATLLCTMAANNETGVVSDIAGIEATLQASGSRALWLVDCVQALGKLELNLAATRIDYAPFSGHKLYAPKGIGMLYVREGSPYTALMAGGGQEGGHRAGTENMPGIAALGAVLQVLEDGGDAVFRSHAQLAHYRARLADALQAALPGVVFNMPFEGSLPTTLNFSVPGIDSKTLLNVFDAAGMRISAGSACSAAKAEPSYVLQAMGLPAWQTEGAVRLSIGATVDAAFIDEACARIAVCGQVLRACCTGAAPVNGGPDLAIECGSEGGLSADALGDFFQRHPDARMVDVRDVAEHQASHNLLPWTQASTLNVPMEALRHSMPADLSQAFGPVVMFCRSGARSRQAAALLRARGHTQVWHLEGGVALAEMA, via the coding sequence ATGCACGCACCTGCCCACGAGATTTACCTGGATTGCAATGCCACAACACCGGTCTTGCCCGCCGCTCGGGATGCCGCGGTGCGGGCCTTGTCCGGCCAATTTGGGAACCCCAGCAGCAGCCACAGCACCGGCTTGCGCGCCAAGGCCGTGCTTGATCGGGTGCGTGCGCAGGCCGCCCGGGTGCTGGGTACCGAGAATGGGCAGTTGGTGTTCGGGAGCGGGGCTACCGAAGGCATTCAAACGGCTGTGCTGTCGGCCTTGTGTGCCGCGCGCGCACGCCGTGATGCTGGCGAAGCGGTAAACGGGCCGATTTTGCTGGGTGCCACCGAGCACAAAGCGGTGCCACAAGCGGTGGCGCACTGGAACCAGCTGTTGGGCCTGAACCTGCCGGTGCTGACCGTGCCGGTCAACACACACGGCTTGCACGAACTGGCATTCCTGCAGCAACACCTGCCGGGCGCGACCTTGCTGTGCACCATGGCCGCCAACAACGAGACGGGAGTGGTGTCGGACATTGCCGGTATAGAGGCCACGTTGCAGGCTAGCGGCTCCCGCGCTTTGTGGCTGGTGGACTGTGTGCAGGCGCTGGGTAAGCTCGAGTTGAATTTGGCGGCCACCCGCATCGACTACGCGCCGTTCTCCGGCCACAAGCTCTATGCGCCCAAAGGCATCGGCATGCTCTATGTGCGGGAGGGCAGCCCCTACACCGCGCTGATGGCCGGTGGTGGCCAAGAGGGCGGGCACCGCGCCGGCACCGAAAACATGCCCGGCATTGCCGCCCTGGGCGCCGTGTTGCAGGTGCTGGAAGACGGGGGCGACGCGGTGTTCCGCAGCCACGCGCAACTGGCGCACTACCGTGCCCGCCTGGCCGATGCGCTGCAGGCAGCATTGCCCGGCGTGGTGTTCAACATGCCCTTTGAAGGCAGCTTGCCAACCACGCTCAATTTTTCGGTTCCCGGCATCGACAGCAAAACGCTGCTCAATGTGTTTGACGCGGCCGGGATGCGCATCAGCGCAGGCAGCGCTTGCAGTGCCGCCAAAGCCGAACCCAGCTATGTGCTGCAGGCCATGGGCTTGCCGGCCTGGCAGACCGAGGGCGCGGTGCGCCTCTCGATAGGCGCCACAGTAGACGCAGCCTTCATCGACGAGGCATGTGCCCGCATCGCCGTCTGCGGCCAAGTGCTGCGGGCCTGCTGTACGGGCGCTGCCCCAGTTAATGGCGGGCCTGACCTGGCCATCGAATGCGGTAGCGAGGGCGGCCTGTCAGCTGACGCCCTGGGTGATTTCTTTCAACGCCACCCGGACGCCCGGATGGTCGATGTCCGCGATGTGGCCGAGCACCAGGCCAGCCACAACTTGCTGCCGTGGACGCAAGCCAGCACCCTGAATGTGCCCATGGAGGCTCTTCGCCACAGCATGCCTGCAGACCTATCGCAAGCCTTCGGCCCAGTGGTCATGTTCTGCCGCAGCGGCGCACGCAGTCGCCAAGCCGCAGCGCTCTTGCGGGCGCGGGGGCACACACAGGTGTGGCACCTGGAGGGCGGGGTGGCACTGGCGGAAATGGCATAG
- a CDS encoding ABC transporter substrate-binding protein, producing MIVTLVRTALVTLLILAAPLSPAKTFKWAAASDVLSWDPHSQNAGLQNGIHAAVYESLVYYNSRTFEIEPLLARQWQQITPTHLRITLRSGVKFHDGRPFTADDAAFSILRAMKPTSTFSPFTQGIVRVVKIDDLRLDIHTKTPNPVLLNQLTELRILSESWAKENDSTNPKDIKSKSENYAHRNANGTGPFVLKEWIPNRDIILTRNPAWWGSMESNVTEIVFSPIPSLPSRMAALENKSIDLVLDPSPQTLLTIRNNPDFKVLTGAENRTLFIGMDHFSDQLKGSNVKGKNPLKDLRVRKALYTAIDTGAITRVTLRGMGQVTGALIMPKVNGWTEALSQRPEFSISDAKALLGQAGYPDGFEMELSCPNNRYPNDEDICKAITVMWERIGVKTKLTTYPFTDYFPRLQRHELGAYLIGFGPSTFDGLNTLQSLVETRTRNSGDGNFGRYSNPAMDALIGRIRMELDPKARTDLITEALQLQNDEVANIPLINQIIPWAMRSNVSIVHRPDNRIDWRILQLN from the coding sequence ATGATCGTTACACTCGTCCGTACAGCACTCGTAACCCTGCTAATACTGGCCGCTCCTTTGAGCCCGGCCAAAACGTTCAAGTGGGCAGCTGCGAGCGACGTACTGTCCTGGGATCCGCATAGCCAAAACGCCGGTCTTCAAAACGGTATCCACGCGGCGGTGTACGAGAGCCTCGTGTATTACAACAGCCGGACTTTTGAGATCGAGCCTCTACTGGCGCGCCAGTGGCAACAAATCACCCCTACACACTTGCGCATCACCCTGCGCTCCGGGGTCAAGTTTCACGACGGGCGTCCATTCACTGCTGACGATGCGGCTTTTTCCATCCTGCGCGCAATGAAGCCCACCTCCACGTTCAGCCCCTTCACCCAGGGCATTGTGCGTGTCGTAAAAATTGACGACTTGAGGCTAGACATCCACACCAAAACACCAAACCCGGTCCTTCTCAACCAACTCACAGAGCTGCGCATACTCAGCGAGTCGTGGGCAAAGGAAAACGACTCGACAAATCCCAAGGACATCAAATCCAAGTCAGAAAACTACGCCCACCGTAATGCCAACGGTACCGGCCCTTTTGTACTCAAGGAATGGATCCCCAATCGGGACATCATTCTTACCCGCAACCCTGCATGGTGGGGGTCAATGGAGTCCAACGTCACAGAAATTGTTTTCAGTCCCATACCCAGTTTGCCCAGCCGGATGGCGGCACTGGAAAACAAGAGTATCGACCTGGTGCTCGACCCTAGTCCACAAACCCTGCTAACCATACGCAACAACCCAGACTTCAAAGTACTCACGGGCGCAGAGAACCGCACTTTGTTCATTGGGATGGATCATTTCAGTGATCAGCTCAAGGGCAGCAATGTCAAAGGCAAAAACCCGCTGAAAGATTTGCGTGTTCGCAAAGCGCTGTACACCGCGATAGACACAGGCGCAATCACCCGGGTGACCCTGCGCGGGATGGGACAGGTAACCGGCGCACTGATAATGCCCAAGGTCAATGGTTGGACAGAGGCGCTCAGCCAGCGGCCTGAATTCAGCATCTCCGACGCCAAAGCCCTCCTGGGCCAAGCAGGTTACCCGGACGGATTCGAGATGGAACTCTCGTGCCCCAACAATCGCTACCCCAATGATGAAGACATCTGCAAGGCGATCACGGTGATGTGGGAGCGTATCGGAGTAAAAACCAAGTTGACGACCTACCCGTTCACTGACTACTTCCCCCGCTTGCAACGCCACGAATTGGGTGCCTATCTGATCGGTTTCGGCCCTTCCACATTTGATGGCTTGAACACGCTTCAATCTCTAGTCGAAACCCGCACCCGGAACAGTGGTGACGGCAATTTCGGACGCTACAGCAACCCCGCCATGGATGCCCTCATTGGCAGAATCAGGATGGAGCTGGACCCCAAAGCCCGCACCGACCTCATTACCGAAGCCCTACAACTTCAAAATGATGAAGTGGCCAATATTCCGTTGATCAACCAAATCATCCCTTGGGCAATGCGGAGCAACGTAAGCATCGTTCACCGCCCGGACAACCGAATCGACTGGCGCATTCTTCAGCTCAACTAG
- the gloA2 gene encoding SMU1112c/YaeR family gloxylase I-like metalloprotein, producing MQLQGVHHVAVIASDYARSKHFYVEVLGLRVLAENYRSARDSWKLDLALPDGSQIELFSFPNPPPRPSRPEACGLRHLCFAVADVELAKQQLEAQGLAVEAVRVDEYTGKRFTFFADPDGLPLELYEVC from the coding sequence CTGCAGTTGCAAGGTGTGCACCATGTGGCGGTGATTGCGTCGGACTACGCCCGCTCCAAGCACTTTTATGTCGAGGTTTTGGGTTTGCGCGTGTTGGCGGAGAACTACCGTAGCGCGCGCGATTCCTGGAAGCTGGACCTCGCATTGCCGGATGGCTCGCAGATCGAGTTGTTTTCGTTCCCGAACCCGCCACCGCGCCCTTCACGCCCGGAGGCGTGTGGCTTGCGGCACCTGTGTTTTGCGGTGGCCGATGTGGAGCTTGCCAAACAGCAACTCGAGGCACAAGGCCTCGCGGTGGAAGCAGTGCGGGTCGACGAGTACACCGGCAAGCGGTTTACTTTTTTTGCCGATCCCGATGGACTGCCATTGGAGCTCTACGAAGTTTGCTAG
- a CDS encoding AAA family ATPase, whose product MAHAIPMPVHDSASPATPKRQRSPAVDRIRLYGRSELGAPSSALVTPERVLETNSSTFSNIACSAQFRLQIAKDTIEWLSKAPDPALELQCIQSARYLGASLSLPAVQTRVLELMALALVSEPFKCALAGVALSNMSTAVNIIARWVGADRLAIHTLFSSYGPLAQAGVHEGMLRQIGDLESALRLDNFALATQLQETHVSQEAFLNSFLNLAAPAQIATDAVPHLSEFHLLATSLLAQAAAAGQQGVNVMLYGAPGSGKTEYAKLLAQESKLALYEVPCATNMGNSLEPHQRLASFLMMLNALKGRTDAALLFDESEEVFDLPIDRGQKVNKAWMNQLIERTPVPVIWTGNSIADVDPAHLRRFSLLKEFKTAPRAVKESYTRKYLDVLQLPEQMLQTIIDMPDLTPGHIQNAARTVTLAGPNNDVQASLWISEQLNTSRKALGLSSLQATATQTTAYSSEFLNISHGPSPERLIDYLKRSPKLSLCLYGTPGTGKTGFAKHIAESLGRDIIIKTAGSLLSKYIGDTEQRIGAMFDEASAAGPETVLLLDEADTLLRNRDGARYSWEISHTNEFLTRMEAFPGTFICTTNLMNELDSAILRRFQFKLRFNVLTTEQASAMYQRIFSEAAPATLHNVGGLVPADFVNVQRQKLVYGDELDSAEYVALLEAEVTSRRGGNYYYKSIGFTTRLET is encoded by the coding sequence ATGGCACACGCCATACCGATGCCAGTGCACGACAGCGCGAGCCCCGCTACACCTAAGAGGCAAAGAAGCCCCGCCGTAGACCGCATCCGCCTGTACGGTCGCTCCGAGCTGGGTGCCCCATCGTCCGCACTAGTTACTCCTGAGCGGGTTTTAGAAACCAACAGCAGCACGTTCAGCAACATCGCTTGCAGCGCACAGTTCCGGTTGCAAATTGCCAAAGACACGATCGAGTGGTTATCCAAGGCGCCCGACCCTGCGCTTGAGCTCCAATGCATACAAAGCGCACGCTATTTAGGAGCGTCATTGAGTCTGCCCGCAGTGCAAACGCGGGTGCTTGAGCTGATGGCTTTAGCTTTGGTGAGTGAGCCATTCAAATGCGCGCTTGCGGGCGTTGCTCTGAGCAACATGTCTACCGCAGTAAACATCATTGCTCGGTGGGTTGGTGCCGATCGACTGGCGATTCACACTTTGTTTTCCTCTTACGGGCCTTTGGCGCAAGCCGGAGTGCATGAGGGCATGCTGCGGCAAATTGGTGATTTGGAGTCCGCACTGCGGCTGGACAACTTCGCCTTGGCTACGCAGCTACAGGAAACGCACGTTAGCCAAGAGGCCTTTTTGAACAGTTTTTTGAATTTGGCGGCACCCGCGCAAATCGCGACCGACGCGGTTCCACACCTCTCAGAGTTTCACCTGCTCGCCACGTCACTTCTTGCGCAGGCCGCCGCTGCTGGCCAGCAAGGAGTCAACGTCATGCTTTATGGCGCGCCGGGCTCTGGCAAAACGGAATACGCCAAGTTGCTGGCACAAGAATCCAAATTGGCACTCTACGAAGTACCTTGCGCCACCAATATGGGCAACAGCTTGGAGCCGCACCAACGGCTCGCCTCATTTTTGATGATGCTCAATGCACTCAAGGGGCGAACAGACGCGGCACTGCTGTTCGACGAGTCAGAAGAGGTTTTCGACTTGCCGATAGACCGCGGACAAAAGGTCAATAAAGCGTGGATGAATCAACTCATTGAGCGCACGCCAGTGCCTGTGATTTGGACCGGCAACTCGATCGCTGACGTAGACCCCGCACACCTACGGCGCTTCTCGCTACTGAAAGAGTTCAAAACCGCGCCCAGGGCTGTTAAAGAAAGCTACACACGCAAATACCTGGACGTGCTACAGCTACCTGAGCAGATGCTGCAAACCATCATCGATATGCCCGACTTGACACCAGGTCATATCCAAAACGCCGCTCGCACAGTGACATTGGCTGGCCCGAACAACGATGTGCAAGCCAGCCTCTGGATCAGCGAACAGCTCAATACATCGCGCAAAGCCTTGGGGCTCAGCAGCCTGCAAGCCACAGCAACACAAACAACCGCCTACTCCTCAGAGTTTTTGAATATCTCCCACGGCCCCAGCCCTGAGCGACTTATTGACTACTTGAAACGATCTCCCAAACTGAGCCTGTGCCTCTACGGTACACCGGGCACAGGTAAAACCGGATTCGCAAAACACATAGCTGAATCGCTCGGCCGAGACATCATCATCAAAACAGCCGGTTCACTCTTATCCAAGTACATCGGTGACACCGAACAGCGCATAGGCGCCATGTTTGACGAGGCATCTGCCGCAGGCCCCGAAACCGTGTTGTTACTTGATGAGGCAGATACCTTATTGCGCAACCGCGACGGTGCCCGCTACAGCTGGGAGATTTCTCATACCAATGAATTTCTGACGAGGATGGAAGCATTCCCCGGCACCTTCATTTGCACAACCAACCTGATGAATGAACTGGACTCAGCCATCTTGCGGCGCTTTCAGTTCAAGCTGCGCTTCAATGTGTTGACCACTGAACAGGCAAGTGCAATGTATCAACGCATTTTCTCAGAGGCCGCACCAGCCACATTACATAACGTAGGCGGATTAGTGCCAGCCGATTTTGTAAATGTGCAACGCCAAAAACTGGTGTACGGAGATGAACTGGATTCAGCAGAATATGTAGCCCTGCTGGAGGCAGAGGTAACCAGTAGACGCGGTGGAAATTACTACTACAAATCTATCGGATTTACGACCCGATTAGAAACGTAA
- a CDS encoding Bug family tripartite tricarboxylate transporter substrate binding protein: MKPLSRQRRAVIAAACLLAGAAGAFAQNWPAKPIRMIVPAQAGAAPDVVARLIGDRLSAALGQGVVVDNRPGAGGIPGMSALARSANDGYTIGFVPAAMGTITPLVYKNPQFNPDTDLQSVATIGISPLILVTQSGNNIKSLADLAKASKAQPGKLNFAAPQNNSLPHLAGELVNKSGNMGLFTVPYAGPPAAIVAVMTGEVTMTADGIPGLLQHVKAKKLHALAVTSSKRLPGFEDVPTVAETYPGFEAVGWFQIMVPEGTPPKVIETLNKEINKITQSADITARLSDLGVYPRQDSVEGAREFFVSQQKAMKKIVADLGIQAQ, encoded by the coding sequence ATGAAACCCCTATCGCGTCAACGGCGCGCCGTGATTGCGGCCGCCTGCTTGCTGGCCGGTGCCGCCGGAGCCTTTGCACAAAACTGGCCCGCCAAGCCCATTCGCATGATTGTTCCCGCCCAAGCCGGTGCTGCACCGGACGTGGTGGCCCGCCTGATCGGAGACCGCTTGAGCGCCGCACTCGGCCAAGGCGTGGTGGTGGACAACCGCCCAGGTGCAGGTGGCATCCCCGGCATGTCTGCACTGGCCCGCTCAGCCAACGACGGCTACACGATTGGCTTTGTGCCGGCTGCCATGGGCACCATCACGCCCTTGGTGTACAAAAACCCGCAGTTCAACCCCGATACCGATTTGCAATCGGTCGCCACCATCGGCATCAGCCCGCTGATTCTGGTCACCCAGTCTGGCAACAACATCAAGTCGCTGGCGGATCTGGCCAAGGCCTCCAAGGCCCAACCCGGCAAGCTCAACTTTGCAGCGCCGCAAAACAACTCCCTGCCCCACCTCGCAGGAGAGCTGGTCAACAAGTCCGGCAACATGGGCTTGTTCACCGTGCCTTACGCAGGCCCGCCCGCCGCCATCGTGGCGGTCATGACGGGTGAAGTCACCATGACGGCGGACGGCATTCCGGGTCTGCTGCAACACGTCAAGGCCAAAAAACTGCATGCGCTGGCGGTCACGTCGTCCAAACGCCTTCCGGGTTTTGAGGATGTTCCCACGGTGGCCGAGACCTATCCCGGCTTTGAAGCGGTCGGTTGGTTTCAGATCATGGTGCCCGAGGGCACACCGCCCAAGGTGATCGAGACCCTGAACAAAGAGATCAACAAGATCACCCAGTCGGCCGACATCACCGCCCGCCTGTCGGACCTGGGCGTGTACCCGCGCCAAGACAGCGTGGAAGGTGCCCGCGAGTTTTTCGTCAGCCAACAAAAAGCGATGAAAAAGATCGTCGCGGATCTCGGTATCCAGGCCCAGTAA
- a CDS encoding LysR substrate-binding domain-containing protein — MKLDQLQYFVAIVEHGSLRSAARRLGVPQPALTRSIRALEKELGGSLFTRETTGMTLTDTGRRFHIRASNIVHEARRAQDEIAQHRGDDRGAVVVALSIMPHVGMLPFALKTFRARYPGVKLQIIEGLFPDAEGPLRDGTVDFYLGAAPRTPPAPGLAMRKMFENRRAVVCRKGHPLANVRSLKALQAADWAITGVDYNVEDDIARLFESHGLTAPHVVLQASSAMSIMVSLAHSDLLAMLPVQWEEFPMTRDALQVIRIREPLPAPAIVMVQRPDFPLTPAAEYLSDVLSRYGPT; from the coding sequence ATGAAGCTTGATCAACTCCAGTACTTTGTCGCCATCGTGGAACATGGCAGCCTGCGCTCTGCAGCCCGACGATTGGGCGTGCCGCAGCCTGCGCTCACACGCAGTATCCGTGCCTTGGAGAAGGAGTTGGGGGGCTCGCTGTTCACACGCGAAACCACCGGCATGACGCTCACCGACACCGGGCGGCGCTTTCATATCCGGGCCAGCAATATCGTGCATGAAGCCCGCCGGGCCCAAGACGAAATCGCCCAGCACCGGGGCGATGACCGCGGGGCGGTGGTGGTGGCTCTGTCGATCATGCCGCACGTGGGCATGTTGCCCTTTGCCCTCAAAACCTTCCGGGCGCGCTACCCCGGCGTGAAGCTGCAAATCATCGAAGGCCTGTTCCCGGATGCGGAAGGCCCGTTGCGCGATGGCACGGTGGATTTTTATCTGGGGGCGGCGCCGCGGACACCCCCGGCCCCGGGCCTGGCGATGCGCAAAATGTTTGAGAACCGGCGCGCCGTGGTATGCCGTAAGGGCCATCCACTGGCCAACGTGCGCTCACTGAAGGCCTTGCAAGCGGCGGATTGGGCGATTACGGGCGTGGACTACAACGTGGAAGACGACATTGCCCGCCTGTTCGAGAGCCATGGGCTCACGGCACCCCATGTGGTGCTGCAGGCCAGCTCCGCCATGTCCATCATGGTGAGCTTGGCCCACAGCGACTTGCTGGCGATGTTGCCCGTTCAGTGGGAGGAATTCCCGATGACCCGGGATGCGTTGCAGGTCATCCGGATCCGCGAGCCGCTGCCGGCGCCTGCGATTGTGATGGTCCAGCGCCCGGACTTTCCGCTCACCCCGGCGGCTGAGTACCTGTCGGACGTGTTGAGTCGCTATGGACCCACCTGA
- a CDS encoding Lrp/AsnC family transcriptional regulator, with the protein MKAHKELDRTDRAILSELQKDGTLSVAQLSEKIGLSTTPCWKRVKAMEESGLIEKRVAIVNREQAGLPVTVFVSLRTNRHDEAWLREFAAAVAGMPEVQEFHRMSGDVDYLLKVVAADIAGYDRFYKRLIQLAELSGVSSAFSMEQIKSTTALPL; encoded by the coding sequence ATGAAAGCCCATAAAGAACTGGACCGCACTGACCGTGCCATCTTGAGTGAGCTGCAAAAAGACGGCACCCTGTCGGTGGCACAGCTGAGTGAAAAGATCGGCCTGTCCACCACCCCGTGTTGGAAACGGGTGAAAGCGATGGAAGAGTCCGGCCTGATCGAAAAGCGCGTGGCCATCGTGAACCGCGAACAAGCCGGCCTGCCGGTCACCGTGTTTGTGAGCCTGCGCACCAACCGGCACGACGAAGCCTGGCTGCGCGAATTCGCCGCCGCGGTGGCCGGCATGCCCGAGGTGCAAGAGTTCCACCGCATGAGCGGCGATGTGGACTACCTGCTCAAGGTGGTGGCTGCCGACATCGCCGGCTACGACCGTTTCTATAAGCGCCTGATCCAGCTCGCAGAGCTCTCTGGCGTGTCATCGGCCTTCTCGATGGAGCAGATCAAGAGCACCACGGCACTACCATTGTGA
- a CDS encoding thiamine pyrophosphate-binding protein, whose product MSGMQTSTPTLDTSTPALAGHLLVQCLIAQGVTHAFGVPGESYLAVLDGFHRYRDQIRFIINRQEGGAAFMAEAQGKLTGRPGICFVTRGPGATNASIGVHTAFQDSTPMVLFIGDVASDQRDREAFQEMDYRVMFGPSALGMAKRVERIDDAKRIPEYVARAFATAMNGRPGPVVLVLPEDMLTQVLVPDAAGQLPQPLARVEPVEAWSDPGALRDLRQLLLKAERPFVIAGGGGWTPQAAQALQRFAENWRLPVGNAFRFQDTFDNHHPQYAGDVGIGINPALAKRVRDSDLIIAIGPRLGEMTTGGYTLLQAPKAAQTLVHIHASAEELNRVYQADLAIHANMRAAARSLEVLTAPVNVPWEAWTQACNADYQANLVPSVIADLPADNERGLVDMPHVIACLQKHLPADAVLTNGAGNFASWLHRFYRYTGLAAGHKTQLAPTNGAMGYGVPAGIAAAILSQEATGSGQSRVAFTIAGDGDFLMNGQELATAVQHGAKSIILLLNNGMYGTIRMHQEREYPEHVAGTALANPDFSALARAYGYAGVTIRKSADFEAELLAALARPQGTVIEVVLEPELISTRGTLQSLTQNALKR is encoded by the coding sequence ATGTCGGGCATGCAGACATCCACACCCACTCTTGACACCTCCACCCCCGCACTCGCCGGGCACCTCTTGGTCCAGTGCTTGATTGCACAGGGCGTTACCCACGCTTTTGGTGTGCCGGGGGAAAGCTATTTGGCGGTGCTCGATGGCTTTCACCGCTACCGGGATCAGATTCGCTTCATCATCAACCGGCAAGAGGGCGGTGCTGCGTTCATGGCAGAAGCCCAGGGCAAGCTGACCGGCCGCCCCGGTATTTGTTTTGTGACCCGCGGCCCGGGGGCTACGAATGCCAGCATTGGTGTGCACACCGCGTTTCAGGATTCCACGCCGATGGTGCTTTTCATCGGGGATGTGGCCAGCGACCAGCGCGACCGCGAGGCTTTTCAGGAAATGGATTACCGGGTCATGTTCGGCCCCAGCGCCTTGGGCATGGCCAAGCGGGTCGAGCGGATTGACGATGCGAAACGCATTCCCGAATACGTGGCGCGCGCTTTTGCAACCGCCATGAATGGGCGCCCCGGCCCGGTGGTGCTGGTGTTGCCGGAAGACATGTTGACGCAAGTGTTGGTGCCCGATGCCGCGGGGCAGCTTCCGCAGCCGCTGGCCCGTGTCGAGCCTGTCGAGGCCTGGAGCGACCCTGGTGCCCTGCGGGATCTGCGCCAGCTGCTCTTAAAAGCAGAGCGCCCCTTCGTGATTGCAGGGGGTGGGGGGTGGACGCCGCAGGCCGCGCAAGCGCTGCAGCGCTTCGCTGAAAACTGGCGCTTGCCGGTCGGCAATGCGTTCCGCTTTCAAGACACCTTTGACAACCACCACCCGCAGTACGCGGGCGATGTGGGCATCGGCATCAACCCGGCGCTTGCCAAGCGGGTGCGCGACAGTGACTTGATCATTGCCATCGGCCCCCGTTTGGGTGAAATGACCACCGGTGGCTATACCCTGCTGCAAGCGCCTAAAGCGGCGCAGACGCTGGTGCACATCCACGCCAGTGCAGAAGAGCTCAACCGGGTGTACCAGGCGGATCTGGCCATCCACGCCAACATGCGCGCCGCGGCCCGCTCTCTGGAGGTGTTGACCGCACCGGTGAATGTCCCGTGGGAGGCTTGGACGCAGGCCTGCAATGCCGACTACCAGGCGAATTTGGTGCCCTCGGTGATTGCCGATTTGCCGGCCGACAACGAGCGCGGTTTGGTGGACATGCCCCATGTGATCGCTTGTTTGCAAAAGCACTTGCCTGCCGATGCGGTGCTGACCAACGGTGCCGGCAACTTTGCTAGCTGGTTGCACCGTTTTTACCGCTACACCGGCTTGGCCGCCGGACACAAGACCCAGTTGGCGCCGACCAACGGCGCCATGGGCTATGGCGTGCCCGCAGGTATTGCGGCGGCGATTTTGAGTCAAGAAGCGACTGGCAGCGGCCAGAGCCGGGTGGCGTTCACAATTGCCGGGGATGGCGATTTCCTGATGAACGGGCAAGAGCTTGCCACCGCGGTGCAGCACGGTGCCAAGAGCATCATTTTGCTGCTGAACAACGGCATGTACGGCACCATCCGCATGCACCAAGAGCGCGAATATCCAGAGCATGTGGCCGGTACCGCGCTGGCGAACCCCGACTTCAGTGCGCTGGCAAGGGCCTATGGCTATGCCGGTGTCACGATCCGCAAGAGTGCAGATTTTGAGGCCGAGCTGCTTGCCGCCTTGGCCCGGCCCCAGGGCACCGTGATTGAGGTGGTGCTGGAGCCTGAGCTCATCAGCACCCGCGGAACCCTGCAGAGCCTGACCCAAAACGCCCTCAAGCGATGA